The following are encoded together in the Cerasicoccus sp. TK19100 genome:
- a CDS encoding Spy/CpxP family protein refolding chaperone, protein MSCDCNKKNKTVIIFGLIAGLVFLCVLVSSLTSNLLTHQTDWTKQYERDGHQWLHHELNLTPEELAAINTFEPDYRNERAKLQHQFQSKIEQLRQEIVSSDEFSNEARVIIHELHIIHGQLQELSIQHYYQMMSVLPPEKQSRLRDIAAKALSVPQ, encoded by the coding sequence ATGAGCTGCGATTGTAATAAAAAAAACAAAACGGTGATTATATTCGGATTAATCGCAGGCCTCGTTTTTCTTTGCGTTCTTGTATCCTCACTTACTTCCAATCTACTTACCCATCAAACAGATTGGACCAAGCAATATGAGCGGGATGGACACCAATGGCTCCATCATGAACTGAACCTTACTCCTGAGGAACTCGCGGCGATCAATACGTTCGAGCCCGATTACCGAAATGAGCGTGCGAAATTGCAGCATCAATTTCAGTCTAAAATCGAGCAGCTACGTCAGGAAATTGTCAGTTCGGACGAATTTTCTAATGAGGCAAGAGTGATTATTCACGAACTTCACATTATTCACGGGCAACTACAGGAGTTATCGATTCAGCACTACTATCAAATGATGAGTGTATTGCCACCAGAAAAGCAATCTCGCCTGAGAGATATCGCAGCGAAAGCACTGAGCGTTCCGCAGTAA
- a CDS encoding AAA family ATPase, producing MINADHITKMKGHLLANIRGQNTAIDKACSVLERGAFKLSSPDRPLGSFLFVGPTGVGKTELTKCFTHYLFPGDNRLIRFDMSEYQNKEQLEVLLGDGNNAQGQMGRQFDLNRDASGNLQGGTILLDEIEKAHPDLLLILLQILEDGRLTLRDGTLLNVSNFFVVLTSNIGAAEAMEMRKSSVETVERVVFNLVKEKLRHELVGRITEQIVFRRLEYEVQVEIAGLLLAREIERLNRQFDTQISFNKTVLEFVLIEGFDARFGARPLRRCIERLIGDALVEQLKLGNQPAGMLVVDSDAGKLRLQTESHPA from the coding sequence ATGATAAACGCCGATCATATTACAAAAATGAAAGGTCATTTGCTGGCCAATATCCGGGGGCAAAATACCGCCATCGATAAAGCCTGCTCCGTGCTGGAACGTGGAGCTTTCAAATTATCTTCCCCGGATCGTCCGTTAGGTTCTTTTCTGTTCGTGGGGCCAACGGGTGTTGGCAAAACTGAACTGACCAAGTGTTTTACGCATTACCTTTTCCCCGGTGATAATCGCCTCATCCGTTTCGATATGTCCGAGTATCAAAACAAGGAGCAATTGGAAGTACTCCTTGGTGACGGCAACAATGCACAAGGGCAAATGGGTCGCCAGTTCGATTTGAACCGGGATGCCAGCGGCAATCTTCAAGGCGGAACAATCCTGCTTGATGAAATTGAAAAAGCGCATCCCGATTTGCTGCTGATTCTCCTGCAAATACTGGAAGACGGTCGCTTGACCTTGCGGGACGGCACGCTCCTGAATGTCTCGAATTTCTTTGTGGTGCTCACTTCTAACATCGGTGCCGCCGAAGCAATGGAGATGCGAAAATCGAGCGTCGAAACCGTTGAACGCGTCGTGTTCAACTTGGTCAAAGAGAAGCTTCGGCATGAGCTTGTCGGGCGTATTACTGAGCAAATAGTATTTCGTCGGCTGGAATATGAGGTGCAAGTCGAGATCGCTGGACTCTTACTTGCTCGCGAAATCGAGCGGTTGAATCGTCAATTCGATACGCAGATTTCGTTCAACAAAACCGTCTTGGAATTTGTGCTCATCGAAGGTTTCGATGCCCGCTTTGGTGCCCGGCCCCTGCGCCGGTGCATTGAACGCTTGATTGGCGACGCCCTCGTTGAACAACTCAAGCTAGGCAATCAGCCTGCCGGAATGCTGGTTGTCGATTCCGACGCCGGTAAGCTGCGTTTGCAGACTGAAAGCCATCCCGCCTAG
- a CDS encoding RNA polymerase sigma factor, which yields MESEPKDEELIAKIGHGNENALVHLMVRHKQAVFQFIYRYLCNPNDAAEITEETFLKVYQNAARFKVKATPKTWIFAIALNLSRDRIRKEKKRKGHLSLHAASEEGHAGWSLEERLQSSTPAPLQSIESSEELIRIQNEIAQLPEKLKFPFIYCILEEHSYDECAAIIKTSRKTVETRIYRARQILKSQLE from the coding sequence ATGGAATCTGAGCCCAAAGACGAGGAGCTGATTGCAAAGATTGGCCATGGAAATGAAAATGCGCTCGTTCATCTGATGGTACGCCACAAACAGGCAGTATTTCAGTTTATTTACCGATATCTATGCAATCCGAATGACGCAGCAGAAATCACCGAAGAAACCTTTTTGAAGGTGTATCAAAATGCCGCCCGATTTAAGGTCAAGGCGACACCCAAGACCTGGATTTTTGCCATCGCGCTCAATTTGAGTCGTGATCGTATCCGCAAAGAGAAGAAACGTAAAGGACATCTATCTCTACATGCTGCGTCGGAAGAAGGGCATGCTGGCTGGAGTCTTGAGGAAAGGTTGCAATCCAGTACACCCGCCCCCTTACAGAGCATAGAGTCGAGCGAAGAATTGATTCGCATCCAGAACGAGATAGCACAACTCCCGGAGAAGCTTAAGTTCCCGTTCATCTACTGCATTCTGGAAGAGCACTCCTACGACGAATGCGCCGCTATTATCAAGACTAGTCGTAAAACTGTAGAAACGCGAATCTATCGGGCTCGTCAGATCCTTAAGTCTCAGCTCGAATAA